The DNA segment CCCACATACATGGCGGGTTTGGCGGTGAGCAGGAACAAGGGGCGCAGCATGGCAAGTTCTTCTGCATCAAGGCCGAACGAGCGCACGGGTTTGCCTTCGTTGAGATGGGGCAGCAGTTTTTCGCACAGGGCAACGAGTTTTTGTGCGTCTTTATCGCCTGATTTGGCGCGTTTTCCTTCACGGGTGATGGCTTTTTCTACGCTGGCAAGGTCGGCCAGAGCCAGCTCGGTACCGATGGTTTCGATGTCGGCAATGGGATCGACTTTGCCGGAAACGTGCACGATATTGTCGTCGTCGAAGCAGCGAACCACGTTCACAATAGCATCGGTTTCGCGGATGTTGGCGAGAAACTGGTTGCCCAAGCCTTCACCTTTGCTCGCGCCTGCTACCAAGCCTGCGATATCGACAAACTCGACGATGGCAGGCTGCATTTTTTGCGGATTAACGATTTTAGCCAGCTCGGCCATGCGCGGATCGGGCACTTCGACGATGCCGACGTTGGGTTCAATCGTACAGAAGGGATAGTTGGCCGCTTCGATACCGGATTGGGTTAAGGCGTTGAACAAGGTGGATTTGCCGACGTTGGGCAGGCCGACGATGCCGCATTTTAAGCTCATGGGGTTTCCTGAAATTGCTGAATATAATAAACGGGCGATTTTACCATATTTCAGACGGCCTCAAGCCGCTATCTTTGATAGGTTTTTAGGTGGAATAGGGTAACGCTTCGGCATCATGTACCGCAAATTCCGCTATATCCTGTCGGTCTGATTCGGTTTGCCAAAAGTGCCGGTACTGAGCCATCTGAAAGCGGTGTGCTTAAACCTGTTTCAAACAGCCAAGAGGCTTATTGTGGCTGTTGCTGTCTAAAAGGCATCCGAATACGGATTTTAAAAGCTGCCGTTTGAATCTGATCGTTTTGAAAAAAGAAAAAGTATTCCCGCCGCAGCGGGAATATTGACGGATGATTGAATCTGTTCACAAAGCCGTTGCCCAATGCAGTTTGCTTTGGGAAGAGACTTGGGTAACTTCGTTGGTATCTAAATTAATGGCGGTAAGTTGTCCTCCCCACAGCGCGCCGGTGTCGAGCGAGATGACGCGGTAGTTGTTGAGATAGCCGAGTGCCGACCAATGGCCGAATACGATGGTATGGCTCAAGTGTTGGCGTTCGGGTGCTTCAAACCACGGGCGCAGGTCGTCGGGCATGTCTTTAAGCCCGCCTTTGAAATCATAGTCGAGCTTGTTTTTGAAGGTGAGCGCACGCATACGGGTAAAGACGTTGGTGATCATGCGCAGGCGGTCGTAGCCGGTGAGGCTGTTTTTCCATTTTTTAGGCTTGTCGCCGTACATGTTGAGAAAATAGTCTTTGGCGCGGTCGCTTTTCAATTCGGTTTCAACTTCGAGCGCGAGGCTTTCGGCTTTGTCGATGTCCCATTTGGGCAGCAGCCCGGCGTGCACCAAAACATGCTTGTCGCCGCGGATCAAGAGCGGTTGGGCGCGCACCCAATCAAGCATTTTGCGGTTGTCGGGGTGTTCGAGAATCGGTGCGATGGTGTCTCCGCGTCTGATTTTGCCGAAGCCGTAAGATACGGCCAGCATGTGCAGGTCGTGGTTGCCGAGCACGGTGCGGATGCTGCTTTCGTGCTTCATCACAAATTGCAGGGCTTCGAGCGACTGCGAGCCGCGGTTGACGATGTCGCCCGTGAGCCACAGTGTGTCGGTGCCGTGGTTAAAGCCTATTTTGGCGAGCAGGGCGTTGAGTTCGGCAAAGCAGCCTTGAATATCGCCGATTGCATAATGTGCCATGTGTGTGAATCCGTGTGGTTGGATGAGGTGTGTGAGGCCGTCTGAAAATGTGTTCAGACGGCATATCTTATCATTATGAGACCTTTGCAAAACCCTCATCTGTGGCGCATTTCTGCGTTGTGCGCTGCTCGCTCGTTTGCCTATCTAATGATATGTCTGCACTCGTTGCGCTGCTACGCCTTGAACTGCATCCACATCTGAGAGTTTGCAAAGGTCTCATTATATTTTAAATCAGCTGTTTAGTACCAATACGGCTTCCGCTTCCACCTGTACGCCTTTGGGCAGGCCGGCAACTTCGACGGCGGCGCGGGCGGGGAAGGGTTGGCTGAAGTATTCGGCCATTACTTCGTTGAATACGGCGAAGTTGCCCAAGTCGGTAAGGTAGGCGTTGACTTTGACGATGTCGTCCAAAGAACCGCCCGCCGCTTGCGCCACGGCTTGCAGGTTTTTAAACACTTGGTGCGCTTCGGCGCGGAAATCGCCGTTGCCGACTACGGTCATGGTGGCGGGGTCGAGTGGGATTTGGCCGCTCATGTAAACAGTGTTGCCCGCGCGCACGGCTTGGCTGTATGCGCCGATGGCGGCGGGGGCGTTGTCGGTGTAGATAATGGTTTTAGCCATGTGGAGATTCCTTTTCTTCAGAAGATTGTTCAGGTTCGGATTTTGTAGTATCGGTTTGATTATTTTCAGTAGTGTTCTCCGCTTGTTCGTTTTTTGATTCGGATTTGTTAAAACGAGTCTTAAAATTAGTTAAATGGGTACGAATTCGATTCAAAAATCCAGGTTCTTCACGATAAGAAAGTATAAATCCAGCTAAAGAGCCAATAGCAATAATTTCTAACAATTTACTAATAAATTTTAGAAGTTGATCCCAAAATTCATTGTTATTATTTTTTAGAGAATCTTCAATTGTGATATGAAGCCCAATGAGAAATAATAAGGCAAAAGTTGTCCTGATCAAATTATTAAAATTTTTTTTAAGGTCTATTGCAATTATTCCTATTCCAATAATAGCTAACGCAAGTATAAATGCTATGAAATGGAAACCTATAAGTTCTAAAAGAGATCTATATGGAGGCTGATTTTTAAGATCTTGAATAGCAATAGGTGCAAGACAATAAAAAAGAATGGACCCCAAAAGTATACATATAAATAAATTTCCCCAAGTTTCTCTCCTCGAAAAAAATTTTTTATTACATAGGTAGAGTAAAAAAGAAATTATCAATATGATAATAATAGTGATAACATCGTTGTTCATATTAAAAATTCTCCTGTATTTTTCAAGAGCTTCATATTTTATAAATTAAAGAGAAACGAATCAACCAATTACCCAATTCCTCGCCGCATCCATATCCGCCCAAATCTGTTTTTTCAAATCGTCGATGTTGTCGAACTTGGCTTCGTCGCGTAGTTTGTGCAGAAAGCGCACGCGGATGCGTTGGCCGTATAAATCGCCGTTGAAGTCGAACAAATGCACTTCGAGCTTTTGGCGGCGGGTTGCGGATACGGTGGGGTTGAAGCCAAAGCTGGCTACGCCGCGGCGGGTGCCGAAGCTGCCTTCCGCTTCAACTACAAACACGCCGTTGAGGGCGTAGTGGTGTTGGGGAAGCTGCACGTTGGCGGTGGGGCAGCCGATGGTGCGGCCGAGCTTGGCACCGTGTTTGACTTTGCCGCTGAGGGTGTAGGGGTGGCCGAGCAGTTTGCGGGCGTATTCCAAGAGGCCGTCTGAAAGGGCTTTGCGGATGGCGGTGCTGCTGGCGCGGATGTTTTCCACCAGCACGGAGGGGGTGCGCTCGGTAACCATGTCGGGCTGGCTTTGCAGCAGGGCGAAATCGCCTTCGCGCCCTGTGCCGAAGCGGAAATCGTCGCCGATGAGCAGGTATTTGGTGTTGAGGGTTTCGCGCAGCAGGCGGCTGATGAAGGTTTGGGCGTTGATGTCGGCAAAGGCTTGGTTGAAACGCAGCACCCACACGGCATCGACGCAGCCGGTTTCGCGCAGCAGGTGCAGTTTGCTGCGCAGCGGGCTGAGGCGGTAGGGCAGTTCGCGTCCTTGTTTGCGGGCGAAAAATTCTTGCGGCTGCGGCTCGAAAATCACGGCAACCACGGGCAGGCCGCGGCTTTGCGCTTCTTGTTTGAGCCGTTGCAGAATGTGGCGGTGGCCGAGATGCACGCCGTCGAAATTGCCGATGGTCACGGCGGAGCCTTGGGGAAAGTCGGGGCGGCTGCCCAAACCGAACCAGATTTTCATGGGTAATGTCTGCGTGTGAAAAAACGGAGTATTGTAAGCCGAATCGGCGGCGGGGGGAATGCTGCGGTTAATAGCTTTTTTTGATTGCACATGTCGTGATATTCGGCTTTGGGCCGAGTATGACGTATGTGGTTTGTTTCGGTTGGTTTACTATATGGATGTAGTGGTTTGGCAGGGAATGGTGTGAGGCCGTCTGAAAGCGGGCAAAGTGGGCTTTGCTAGGGCGCACAAGTTCGCTTTCAGACGGCCTCAAACAGCTTAGCCGTCGCCACGTTCCAGCAGCATCAACAGCATGGCGGCGTTTAGCACCAACACATCGTCTTCCGCCGGAGCTTGGGCGGTCTTTTCCAAGCTGAATTTGCGTTCGAAAAACGAGGCGTTTTTTTTGAGGAGGTAAGTTTCGTGTCCGTCGGGCGTGGCGATAGTGTAGGTCGGGTTGAGAAAATAGCCGGTAAGCATGCCGATAAAGGGAATTTCGCCGACGATGCCGTCCACCACGGCTATCCACGGGTTGGCTTCGTGCAGGGTGTAGCGCTGATTGCCCGCTGCATCGCTGAGAGTATAGCTGGTTTTCCACAATGATTTCATGCCGCTGCGTTTGATGCTGCCGATGGTTCGGCCCGCCGCGTCGCGCACGGTGTAGTTGGCGTTGAAGTCGATAATACGGTCGGCATCGATGGTGTAGAGTCTCTCGTTGCGGCTGCCGTCGCGGAAAATTTCGATGGATTCTTTAATCTTAAAAATCTTCTGGCGCGTGTAGGCTACTTCTCTACCTTGTGCATCGAACACGGTAAAGTCGTTGGACGGGGTAAAGATTTTGAAGGTGAAGTTAAGGGGGAATTGAAGGTTTTGCATGTGTTGTTTCGAGGAATCAAGAGGTTGCCGATTATAGCAAATTTTGATTCGTTATGACGGAGTTGTGTTTGAAGAGGCCGTCTGAAAACCAGCTTTGCGGGTTTCAGACGGCCTTCCTTATATTTAAGCAAACAGCCCGCTTAATGTGCGGGCTGCCGGGAAAGCTGTATGTTTTCAGACGGCCTGATCAGCCTTTTTTGAGGTGGAGAACAAAGGCTACTACTGCGGCCACGGCAAAGAAATAGCCTAAGTAAGGCGTGCTGTTCGGCTTATGGACAACCACAAAATTGATAACTGAAAGCACTACAAATACGATGGAAAGTTTTAAATAGTATCCTTTTTTCATTTTCAGCCTTTCTTTTATTGGATGAAAAACATTTCAATATAGGATGCCGCAGCAGCGTTGTTATCTTGAGCTTCACGGCAAGCCTGCATGTGAAGACAGCTTTTGCCGATAAAGGTTCTTATGCTGTTGATATTTTTATGGGATTTCAGAAAAAAGGCCGTCTGAAAATTGAAATGGTAACGCAAATGCTGGATAACGCATTTGGTCGTCTGAAAGGGGCAACGCCGCTGCTGCATTCCGACCAAGGCCAAGGCGTTACTGTATCGAACCGGTGCTTATCGGGCGAAATCGGCTGAGAACGGGATTGTGCAAAGTATGTCGCGCAAAGGCAATTGTTGGGACAATGCGCCGATGGAGAGTTTCTTCGGCACATTGAAAACGGAAAGCTTTTATGAAGAAGGTGTGCTATCGGTGGCCGAGCTGACAACGGTGATCAATGATTACATCCATTACTACAATCATGAACGTATTAGTTTAAACTTAAAAAAGCTGAGCCCTGTGGCCTACAGAACTCAGCTTGAAGAGGATGTTTGAGAAAAATTCTTAACTTGTCCAAGGATTGGGGGACAGTTCATTTTTTTTCAGACGGCCTGATTAAAGGGTGCGGCGGTTATTTGGCTATGGGCGTCGCTTGATAGAAAGCCAGTTTCAACTCGCCGTTTTCGATTTCCCAAACCGACACGGCGCGGTTGTTGAGCTTTCTGGGCTGCCCGTCCACCAATATATCGGCTTGGAAATCGGCGCGCACCAAAATGGCCGTGCCCAGATGCCGGATTTCGTGAATGGGGTAATGAATGGCTTTGTAAACGTAAAAGCCGGAATGCAGCTTGCCCATTAAAGCATCCAAATCGTCTACGGTGCCGCTGGTATGCACATAACAGAGGTTGGGGCTGCACATGGCGGCAAATTCTTCGTAACGTTGGTTGATCAGGCAATCGGCTCTTTGCTGTTCGGCGGCGCGGACGGCTTCCTGCCAATTTTGTTCTGTGTTCATCAATCTTTCTCCTGTTCGGTTTGCGTTGTTGATTATTTTGCTGCCGTTGCATCTTAATTCTAATTTGTGCGTTTTATTGTTCTAAATTCCAAAACATTGTATTTGCCCGCAGCATGACTACAGTTGGGTTCAAACAGAATAGAATAATGACGGACTCTACCTTACGGTAAGGATTAGATTTATTTTCAACAAGGCAAACCACCATGATAGACAAAACAACCCGTTCTCTGGAGGATGTGCTGGCTCAAATTTCAGACGGCGCCCGTATTATGATCGGCGGTTTCGGTACGGCAGGGCAGCCTGCCGGATTGATCGACGGCCTGATTGAAACGGGAGCGAAAGATTTGGTCATCATCAACAACAATGCAGGCAATGGCGATTACGGTTTGGCCAAACTGCTGAAAACCGGTGCGGTGCGCAAAATCATCTGCTCTTTTCCGCGCCAATCCGATTCTTGGGTTTTCGACGAGCTTTACCGCGCCGGAAAAATCGAGCTGGAACTGGTGCCGCAAGGCAACCTTGCCTGCCGCATTCAGGCGGCGGGCATGGGGTTGGGCGCGGTGTTTACGCCTACCGGCTACGGCACGCTGTTGGCGGAAGGTAAAGAAACCCGCCATATCGACGGCAAAGATTATGTGCTCGAGTATCCCATCAAAGCGGATTTTGCGCTGATTAAAGCTTTCAAAGGCGACCGCTGGGGTAATTTGGTTTACCGTAAATCGGCGCGTAATTTCGGCCCGATTATGGCGGCGGCAGCCGATGTAACCATTGCCGAAGTGTCGGAAATCGTTGAATTGGGGGCTTTGGACCCCGAACACATCATCACACCGGGAATTTTTGTCCGGCACGTCGTTAAAATTTGATAAGGAGAGCAGCGGTGAACTACCAAAAACTCAACCGTGAACAAATCGCCATGCGCGTTGCCGCAGATATTCCCGACGGTGCTTACGTTAATCTCGGCATCGGGTTGCCGACCAAAATTGCGGCTTATCTGCCCGAAGACAAAGAAATCTTTCTGCATTCCGAAAACGGCCTGCTGGCATTCGGCCCGCCGCCCGCTCCCGGCGAAGAAGACCCCGATTTGATTAACGCGGGTAAAGAATACGTTACGCTGCAAACCGGCGGATGCTACTTCCACCACGGCGACTCTTTCGCCATGATGCGCGGCGGCCATCTCGATATTTGCGTATTGGGTGCGTTTCAAGTGTCGGCCAATGGAGATTTGGCCAACTGGCACACCGGTGCGCCCGATGCCATTCCGGCGGTAGGCGGTGCAATGGACTTGGCCGTCGGTGCCAAAAAAGTGTGGGTAACGATGGAGCATACAAGCAAGCAGGGCGAGCCTAAAATTGTGCAAAACCTCACTTATCCGGCAACCGGCCTGCATTGCGTTAACCGCATCTACACCGATTTATGCGTTATCGATTTGGACGGAGAGGGTTTGCGCGTGATTGAAAAAGTCGACGGCTTGGACTTTGACGAACTGCAAAAACTGACCGATGCCCCCTTAATCGACGCCACAGCAGGAGCAAAGAAATGAAACTGAACGACGTTTATATTATTGATGCCGTGCGCACGCCTTTCGGACGCTACGGCGGCGGTCTTGCTGCGGTGCGCACTGATGATTTGGGTGCCGTGCCGATTAAAGCGTTGATGCAGCGCCATCCTCAAGTAGATTGGGCAAAAGCCGACGACTTGATTTACGGCTGTGCCAATCAGGCGGGCGAAGACAACCGCAACGTGGCCAGAATGTCTGCTTTACTGGCAGGCATGCCGCCTTCCGTGCCGGCAACCACCATCAACCGCCTGTGCGGTTCGTCTTTGGATGCGGTGGTAACGGCAGGCCGTGCGATTCAAACCGGCGATGCCGATTTATTGATTGCCGGCGGCGTGGAAAATATGTCCCGTTCGCCTTATGTGATGGGTAAATCGGAGCAGGCTTTCGGCAGAAATCAAAAAATCGAAGATACCACGATGGGTTGGCGTTTTGTCAATCCGGCTATGAAGGCGCAATACGGCGTGGATACCATGCCGCAAACCGCTGAGAATGTGGCGGAGCAATTCGGTATCAGCAGGGAAGACCAAGACCGTTTTGCCCTTGCCAGCCAGCAGAAGGCGGCGGCGGCGCAGCAGCGCGGTTTTTTCGAGCGCGAAATCGTGCCCGTGGAAATCCCGCAGCGCAAAGGCGGCAGCATTGTGGTAAATCAAGACGAGCATCCTCGCCCGGATACCAATGCGGAAGGTTTGGCAAAACTCAAGCCGGTGGTGTTTGAAGGCGGCACGGTAACGGCAGGCAATGCTTCGGGCATCAACGACGGTTCGTCTGCCGTTTTGCTGGCTTCTGCCAAAGCGGTGGAAGCCTACGGACTGAAGCCGCGCGGCCGTTTGATTGCCGGTGTAACGGTGGGCATCGAGCCGAGGATTATGGGTTTCGCCCCCGCACCGGCAATTAAAAAACTGCTGGCCAAAACAGGCGTGGCTTTGGCCGATATTGATGTAATCGAATTGAACGAAGCGTTTGCCGCCCAAGCTTTGGCGTGTACCCGCGATTTGGGTTTGGCCGACGATGATCCGCGCGTCAACCCTAACGGCGGTGCCATAGCCATCGGCCATCCTTTGGGTGCTTCGGGCACGCGCTTGTTGGCAACTGCGCTTAACCAGCTGGAAGTTTCAGGCGGTCGTTATGCGGTGTGCTCGATGTGTATCGGTGTCGGGCAAGGCATTGCGGTGCTCATTGAGCGATGCGACTAGGGGAGACAAGCAGCCTTTGGCAATCAGTTGTTCGTCCCATTCGGGCAGTTTGCTGATATGTTCCGATAAAAAGTCGATGATGTGTCTGACTTTTTTAATGTTTTTGGAATTG comes from the Neisseria dumasiana genome and includes:
- a CDS encoding 3-oxoacid CoA-transferase subunit A; its protein translation is MIDKTTRSLEDVLAQISDGARIMIGGFGTAGQPAGLIDGLIETGAKDLVIINNNAGNGDYGLAKLLKTGAVRKIICSFPRQSDSWVFDELYRAGKIELELVPQGNLACRIQAAGMGLGAVFTPTGYGTLLAEGKETRHIDGKDYVLEYPIKADFALIKAFKGDRWGNLVYRKSARNFGPIMAAAADVTIAEVSEIVELGALDPEHIITPGIFVRHVVKI
- a CDS encoding nuclear transport factor 2 family protein, with the translated sequence MNTEQNWQEAVRAAEQQRADCLINQRYEEFAAMCSPNLCYVHTSGTVDDLDALMGKLHSGFYVYKAIHYPIHEIRHLGTAILVRADFQADILVDGQPRKLNNRAVSVWEIENGELKLAFYQATPIAK
- the ribF gene encoding bifunctional riboflavin kinase/FAD synthetase — protein: MKIWFGLGSRPDFPQGSAVTIGNFDGVHLGHRHILQRLKQEAQSRGLPVVAVIFEPQPQEFFARKQGRELPYRLSPLRSKLHLLRETGCVDAVWVLRFNQAFADINAQTFISRLLRETLNTKYLLIGDDFRFGTGREGDFALLQSQPDMVTERTPSVLVENIRASSTAIRKALSDGLLEYARKLLGHPYTLSGKVKHGAKLGRTIGCPTANVQLPQHHYALNGVFVVEAEGSFGTRRGVASFGFNPTVSATRRQKLEVHLFDFNGDLYGQRIRVRFLHKLRDEAKFDNIDDLKKQIWADMDAARNWVIG
- a CDS encoding RidA family protein, whose protein sequence is MAKTIIYTDNAPAAIGAYSQAVRAGNTVYMSGQIPLDPATMTVVGNGDFRAEAHQVFKNLQAVAQAAGGSLDDIVKVNAYLTDLGNFAVFNEVMAEYFSQPFPARAAVEVAGLPKGVQVEAEAVLVLNS
- the pcaF gene encoding 3-oxoadipyl-CoA thiolase → MKLNDVYIIDAVRTPFGRYGGGLAAVRTDDLGAVPIKALMQRHPQVDWAKADDLIYGCANQAGEDNRNVARMSALLAGMPPSVPATTINRLCGSSLDAVVTAGRAIQTGDADLLIAGGVENMSRSPYVMGKSEQAFGRNQKIEDTTMGWRFVNPAMKAQYGVDTMPQTAENVAEQFGISREDQDRFALASQQKAAAAQQRGFFEREIVPVEIPQRKGGSIVVNQDEHPRPDTNAEGLAKLKPVVFEGGTVTAGNASGINDGSSAVLLASAKAVEAYGLKPRGRLIAGVTVGIEPRIMGFAPAPAIKKLLAKTGVALADIDVIELNEAFAAQALACTRDLGLADDDPRVNPNGGAIAIGHPLGASGTRLLATALNQLEVSGGRYAVCSMCIGVGQGIAVLIERCD
- a CDS encoding symmetrical bis(5'-nucleosyl)-tetraphosphatase, translated to MAHYAIGDIQGCFAELNALLAKIGFNHGTDTLWLTGDIVNRGSQSLEALQFVMKHESSIRTVLGNHDLHMLAVSYGFGKIRRGDTIAPILEHPDNRKMLDWVRAQPLLIRGDKHVLVHAGLLPKWDIDKAESLALEVETELKSDRAKDYFLNMYGDKPKKWKNSLTGYDRLRMITNVFTRMRALTFKNKLDYDFKGGLKDMPDDLRPWFEAPERQHLSHTIVFGHWSALGYLNNYRVISLDTGALWGGQLTAINLDTNEVTQVSSQSKLHWATAL
- a CDS encoding IS3 family transposase, producing MSRKGNCWDNAPMESFFGTLKTESFYEEGVLSVAELTTVINDYIHYYNHERISLNLKKLSPVAYRTQLEEDV
- the ychF gene encoding redox-regulated ATPase YchF, with the protein product MSLKCGIVGLPNVGKSTLFNALTQSGIEAANYPFCTIEPNVGIVEVPDPRMAELAKIVNPQKMQPAIVEFVDIAGLVAGASKGEGLGNQFLANIRETDAIVNVVRCFDDDNIVHVSGKVDPIADIETIGTELALADLASVEKAITREGKRAKSGDKDAQKLVALCEKLLPHLNEGKPVRSFGLDAEELAMLRPLFLLTAKPAMYVGNVAEDGFENNPHLDRLKELAAKENAPVVAVCAALESEIAELEDEEKAEFLAEMGLEEPGLNRLIRAGYDLLGLQTYFTAGVKEVRAWTIRKGDTAPQAAGVIHTDFERGFIRAQVISYDDFVTLGGEAKAKEAGKMRAEGKEYVVQDGDVIHFLFNV
- a CDS encoding 3-oxoacid CoA-transferase subunit B; its protein translation is MNYQKLNREQIAMRVAADIPDGAYVNLGIGLPTKIAAYLPEDKEIFLHSENGLLAFGPPPAPGEEDPDLINAGKEYVTLQTGGCYFHHGDSFAMMRGGHLDICVLGAFQVSANGDLANWHTGAPDAIPAVGGAMDLAVGAKKVWVTMEHTSKQGEPKIVQNLTYPATGLHCVNRIYTDLCVIDLDGEGLRVIEKVDGLDFDELQKLTDAPLIDATAGAKK